One part of the Dermacentor silvarum isolate Dsil-2018 chromosome 6, BIME_Dsil_1.4, whole genome shotgun sequence genome encodes these proteins:
- the LOC119455366 gene encoding methionine aminopeptidase 1D, mitochondrial translates to MACSVANSRCLRPLLMSRFTAALFAERRLHHNGLVALPKSLLLLTSADRNEKALTRRITNLTHGDRYRKGGIGTPNYDVITVPGNVSPMQYVPDSIAKPSYADSGIVVGVPKELEIKTEEQVARMRESCRLAKMILSRVSKQVKAGVTTDELDRYAHKLCIENNAYPSPLNYRWFPKSVCTSVNNVACHGIPDDRPLRDGDIISIDVSVFYNGYHGDCAETLMVGHSLDERGKALVQTARECLDRAISICGPGQKLSEIGRVISIVAAQAGFTVVPAFCGHGIGTYFHGPPDIYHFDNDEKGEMVEGLVFTIEPVITEGSPDIAIMEDGWTTVTVDNSRTAQFEHTVYICNEGVEVLTVL, encoded by the exons ATGGCTTGCAGCGTCGCAAATTCAAGATGCTTGAGACCGCTCTTGATGTCCCGCTTTACGGCAGCGCTATTTGCAGAACGGCGATTACACCACAACGGTCTTGTAGCGTTGCCAAAGTCACTTCTCCTGTTGACAAGCGCCGATCGTAATGAGAAGGCCTTGACTCGCCGGATAACAAACCTAACCCATGGCGATCGCTACAGAAAAGGCGGCATCGGGACACCGAACTACGACGTTATTACGGTACCGGGCAACGTCAGTCCCATGCAGTATGTTCCTGACAGCATCGCCAAGCCGAGCTACGCCGACAGCGGTATAGTGGTCGGAGTGCCCAAAGAATTGGAAATCAAGACCGAAGAACAGGTTGCCCGTATGCGAGAATCGTGTCGGCTTGCTAAGATGATCCTCAGCCGGGTATCCAAGCAAGTCAAG GCAGGTGTAACCACAGATGAGCTCGACAGGTATGCCCACAAGCTTTGCATCGAGAACAATGCCTATCCCTCGCCGCTCAACTACCGCTGGTTCCCGAAGTCTGTGTGCACCTCGGTGAACAACGTAGCCTGCCACGGAATCCCAGATGACAGGCCATTGCGTGATGGGGACATTATCAGTATTGATGTCAGT GTGTTCTATAATGGCTACCACGGAGACTGTGCCGAAACATTAATGGTCGGCCACTCTTTGGACGAGAGGGGCAAGGCATTGGTACAGACAGCGCGTGAATGCCTGGATAGGGCCATCAGCATCTGTGGTCCTGGCCAGAAGCTCAGTGAAATTGGCCGAGTCATCAG CATTGTGGCAGCCCAGGCGGGCTTCACAGTTGTGCCTGCTTTCTGTGGCCATGGCATCGGTACCTATTTTCATGGACCACCCGACATCTACCACTTTG acAACGATGAAAAAGGAGAAATGGTTGAAGGGCTTGTGTTCACAATAG aGCCAGTGATCACAGAAGGAAGCCCTGACATTGCCATCATGGAAGATGGCTGGACAACCGTCACTGTTGACAACAGCCGGACTGCACAGTTTGAGCACACTGTATATATCTGTAATGAAGGTGTCGAAGTTTTGACTGTTCTCTGA